DNA from Pelobacter propionicus DSM 2379:
CCCCAGCGCCGGATATAGGCGTCGACGTCGAATTTGCGTCTGCACCCCCTGTCGTTCATGTACCGGATCTTGCCGAAGACCGGCCGTTCACCCCAGGCGCGGTCATGCACCCCCCCCATGCTCCAGGCGATGCCGGCATAGCCGTTGGGGTCGCGGCCATCCAGGCTGTAGCGGTCGTTCAACCGGATGGCGACCGCCAGCGCCTCTTCCGGCGAGGCGCTCCACTCCAGGATCTTTTTGGCCCAGTACATGCGCAGGTAGCCGTGCATCTTCCCGCCCAGCAGCAGGGAACGCTGGGCCGCATTCCAGAGCGGATCATGGGTCTCGGCGTCCTGGAACTGTTCCTGCGTATAAAGGTACTCGCGCCGGTCGTGGCGATGTTCCCCGAGGGTCTTCAGCGCCCAGGCGGGAAATCCCTCCAGACGGTCATAGGCCTGGTTATGGAGACAGAAATTGTCCGACAGCTCCCTTCTCACGATCAGTTCATCCAGAAACGCCTCGCTGGATGGCGAGCCGGAGAGAGTGCGCACTGTTTCCAGGGCCACCCGCTGGGGAGCGAGCTGGCCGAAGTGCAGCCAGGGGGAGAGCTCCGACTGGCCGTCGCAACAGGGATCGTTACGCCGGAGACCATAGTCTTCAAGACCCTGGGCGATGAAGCTCCGCAGCCGTTCACCGGCGGCCCTTGTTCCCGGCAGGGGATTGCTCAGCTCTGACACGCTCCTGTCCATGTACAGATCGGAGAGAATGCCTTGGGGATCGAGGGGTTGAAACGGGACGGGCCAGGCATGGGGATGGGGGATGAGGGGGGGAAACTCATGCAGGAAGTCGGCGAGCAGGCGCCGAAGCTTCGGTCGCAGGGTGTGGGCACCATACTCCTGTTTATCGGAGACGAAACGGCAGGGGACGATGTTGTGGCTATCCACCTCGAAAAAGGGAACCCCGCACAAGCGGGCCGCCCCTTCGCGCCAGACCCGCTTGACACGCAGGGGATCGAAGTCGGTGACAACGGTGCCGACCCGATTCCGTTCCACGAACGAACAGAGCTGTCCCACCGGCTCCCCCCGCAGCAGGTAGAAGGGAATGTTCATCTTTGCCAGCAGTTGAGCAGTCTCCGCCAACCCCCTCAGCATGAAGCCATACTGCCGGAGCGTCGCTCCCAGGAAGGAAGGGGCCAGAGTGAAGAGCACCACCAGCGGCGCCCGCCGTTCCAAGGCCAGTTCCTGGGCATGGAGCAGGGCCCAGTTGTCCATTGCCCTCTGGTCTCGGCTCATCCAGTAAACCACCGGGCCGTCCTGCCCTTCCCGCCTGTTCAGGGGGTGTATGCGCCGGATGTCCACGGCTGTCAACGGTTCACCCGGGGATCGAAGGCGTCCCTGATCCCCTCCCCCAGCAGGTTGTAGGCCAGTACCGTCACCAGGATGGCCAGACCGGGGAAGAAGGAGAGCCACCAGGCAAATTCGATGTAGTCCTTGCCCGAGGTGAGGATGTTGCCCCAGCTGGGGGTGGGGGGCTGGACGCCGATGCCCAGGAACGAGAGGGCCGACTCGGTCAGGATGGCGCCGGCCACCCCCAGGGTGGCGGAAACCAGCACCGGCGACAGGGTGTTGGGCAGGATGTGGCGGAAGATGATCCGCAGGTCGGAGCAGCCGATGCAGCGGGCCGCCGTGATGTAGTCCATCTCGCGGATGGAGAGGGTCTCGGCCCGCACCATGCGCGCCACCCCCATCCAGCCGGTCAGACCGATGACCATCATGATGTACCAGATGGAAGGCTCCAGAAAGGTGATCACCGCCAGGATCAGGAAGAAGGCGGGAAAGCAGAGCATGATGTCCACCATGCGCATCAGGCAGCTGTCAACCAGGCCACGGTAGTAGCCGGAGACCAGTCCCACCAGGGTGCCGATGGAGACGGCGATGCCCACGGCGACAAAGCCGACCTTGAGGGAGATGCGGCTGCCATAGATCATGCGACTGAGTACGTCGCGCCCCAGTTCGTCGGTGCCGAACCAGTGCTGCCAGGAGGGGGGGGAGAGCACATGCCAGGCATCGATGGCGTTGGGGTCGGAGGGGACGATCAACGGGGCCAGCAGGGAGACGACGAAGAGCAGCAGCACCACGCAGCCGCCGGCCAGGGCCAGGCGGTTGCGTTTCAGGCGTTGCCAGACAACGGCGTACAGGTATGAACTGGTCAGGTCGGTCATGGGCGCCCCTATGCCCCGTGCCGGATGCGCGGATCGGCCAGGGCGTAGCTGACATCGGCCACCAGGTTACCGATCAGGGTCAAAAAGGCGCCGATCACCAGGATACCCATGACCACCGGATAGTCGCGGGACATGACCCCCTGGTAGAAGAGCTGCCCCATGCCGGGGATGGCGAAGATGGTCTCGAAGATGACGCTGCCGCCGATCAGGCCGGGAATGGAGAAACCGGCCAGGGTGATCAACGGAAGCAGGGCGTTGCGTAGGGCATGGCGGTAGA
Protein-coding regions in this window:
- a CDS encoding deoxyribodipyrimidine photo-lyase; protein product: MTAVDIRRIHPLNRREGQDGPVVYWMSRDQRAMDNWALLHAQELALERRAPLVVLFTLAPSFLGATLRQYGFMLRGLAETAQLLAKMNIPFYLLRGEPVGQLCSFVERNRVGTVVTDFDPLRVKRVWREGAARLCGVPFFEVDSHNIVPCRFVSDKQEYGAHTLRPKLRRLLADFLHEFPPLIPHPHAWPVPFQPLDPQGILSDLYMDRSVSELSNPLPGTRAAGERLRSFIAQGLEDYGLRRNDPCCDGQSELSPWLHFGQLAPQRVALETVRTLSGSPSSEAFLDELIVRRELSDNFCLHNQAYDRLEGFPAWALKTLGEHRHDRREYLYTQEQFQDAETHDPLWNAAQRSLLLGGKMHGYLRMYWAKKILEWSASPEEALAVAIRLNDRYSLDGRDPNGYAGIAWSMGGVHDRAWGERPVFGKIRYMNDRGCRRKFDVDAYIRRWGE
- the opp4C gene encoding oligopeptide ABC transporter permease — translated: MTDLTSSYLYAVVWQRLKRNRLALAGGCVVLLLFVVSLLAPLIVPSDPNAIDAWHVLSPPSWQHWFGTDELGRDVLSRMIYGSRISLKVGFVAVGIAVSIGTLVGLVSGYYRGLVDSCLMRMVDIMLCFPAFFLILAVITFLEPSIWYIMMVIGLTGWMGVARMVRAETLSIREMDYITAARCIGCSDLRIIFRHILPNTLSPVLVSATLGVAGAILTESALSFLGIGVQPPTPSWGNILTSGKDYIEFAWWLSFFPGLAILVTVLAYNLLGEGIRDAFDPRVNR